In Candidatus Methanomethylophilus alvi Mx1201, a genomic segment contains:
- a CDS encoding TIM barrel protein, with amino-acid sequence MKHLFSWSVFDRFSDFPGEGDLRHRLSAFGLDGFELFTLFEKVDPYYAVPEVVSVHLPYSLDWHSAWEGRRYDGENDDPRYFSFGRTREDMVANLRHGIDCASVLHPAYGVLHAGNTDMRQVLCRKHESDDLAIISDFAEMVNRVVAGYPGGEPPFRLSFENLWWEGLKLRSPSEWRVLEDKLEFDNWGFTLDTGHMMNTCDDAFDEESAIDAVMSIIDRYPKDMKDRIRHMHLQLSTTAEYRRTFVPRRRAEGEEWEHFAHDAFERAKGIDQHRPYSSRRVNEIVDAIMPDYLTHELMGFISDDKYGDLRQQRALLP; translated from the coding sequence ATGAAGCACCTGTTCAGCTGGTCCGTCTTCGACAGGTTCTCCGATTTCCCCGGGGAAGGAGACCTCCGGCACAGGCTGTCGGCCTTCGGGCTCGACGGATTCGAACTTTTCACCCTGTTCGAGAAAGTCGATCCGTACTACGCAGTACCGGAGGTGGTATCCGTCCATCTGCCCTATTCCTTGGATTGGCATTCGGCATGGGAGGGACGCAGGTACGACGGGGAGAACGACGACCCGAGGTATTTCTCGTTCGGAAGGACGAGGGAAGACATGGTGGCCAATCTCCGCCATGGGATCGACTGCGCGTCAGTCCTCCATCCGGCCTACGGGGTGCTGCATGCCGGGAACACCGACATGCGTCAGGTCCTCTGCAGGAAACACGAGAGCGACGATCTCGCGATAATCTCCGATTTCGCCGAGATGGTGAACCGTGTCGTGGCGGGATATCCCGGAGGGGAGCCGCCGTTCCGTCTTTCTTTCGAGAACCTCTGGTGGGAGGGCCTCAAACTGAGGAGTCCTTCGGAATGGAGGGTCCTGGAAGACAAGCTGGAGTTCGACAACTGGGGATTCACCCTCGACACCGGTCATATGATGAATACATGTGACGATGCATTCGACGAGGAAAGCGCCATAGATGCGGTCATGAGCATAATCGACCGTTATCCGAAGGATATGAAGGACAGGATAAGGCATATGCATCTCCAGCTCAGCACCACCGCCGAGTACAGGAGGACGTTCGTTCCCCGCAGAAGGGCCGAAGGCGAGGAGTGGGAGCACTTCGCCCATGACGCCTTCGAAAGGGCGAAGGGTATAGACCAGCACCGCCCATATTCAAGCAGGAGGGTGAACGAGATCGTGGATGCCATCATGCCAGACTATTTGACCCACGAGCTGATGGGATTCATATCCGACGACAAGTACGGGGACCTCCGTCAGCAGAGGGCGTTGCTGCCGTGA
- a CDS encoding glycosyltransferase family 87 protein produces MGLDVNITGRQRNYILFIGIYAVLSAILFAVVYLTDIPSSVCDGYFPYADAMANGIFPYTEEVWAYDEWRTWEYPPMAYLFLFIPRMFAPSVAGYQVAFIVMTGLFFILGLWCSERLADRMGHDRLRIMALYSVLMFLMFEFLTDRFDMIPMILTFLALILAMDRKYTWAFVVLAFATTVKLYPAIFFPILAIYMLAKGERMGALKGVAAFIITGLAVLALFYLCGADPLSFTKYHTDRPLEMESVIASLIEFTALLGLTDVSYGFDFGSDNIYGSLPDIFSGLMLPLMAVVLVLLYAHYAYWTLRSGLDKSKLRPDTCLVLTIAMMTFILVSTVFSGQYMVWLIPFVLLLYVIPGKREEKDTMMKLFVIGEVLTQLDFLVNFGFRGEGEAMSALGILILLMRNIMMVVLYLGLTMRLIENDRGKLFRRKARAPE; encoded by the coding sequence ATGGGATTGGACGTCAACATCACCGGAAGACAGAGGAACTACATCCTGTTCATAGGCATATATGCGGTCCTGAGTGCGATCCTGTTCGCAGTCGTGTACCTTACGGATATACCTTCCAGCGTATGCGACGGCTATTTTCCCTATGCGGATGCCATGGCGAACGGCATATTCCCGTATACGGAAGAGGTCTGGGCATATGACGAGTGGCGTACATGGGAATATCCGCCCATGGCATACCTGTTCCTTTTCATACCCAGGATGTTCGCGCCATCCGTGGCCGGATATCAGGTCGCATTCATAGTCATGACCGGTCTGTTCTTCATCCTGGGTCTGTGGTGCAGCGAACGTCTGGCGGACAGGATGGGTCACGACCGTCTCAGGATAATGGCACTCTACTCGGTCCTGATGTTCCTGATGTTCGAGTTCCTGACGGACAGGTTCGACATGATCCCCATGATCCTGACGTTCCTGGCACTGATATTGGCGATGGATAGGAAGTATACGTGGGCCTTCGTGGTGTTGGCATTCGCCACCACCGTGAAGCTGTATCCTGCGATATTCTTCCCGATCCTCGCGATATACATGTTGGCCAAGGGCGAGAGGATGGGGGCCCTGAAGGGGGTGGCCGCCTTCATCATCACAGGCCTTGCGGTGCTGGCACTGTTCTATCTGTGCGGTGCGGACCCTCTTTCCTTCACCAAGTACCATACCGACCGCCCGCTGGAGATGGAGTCGGTCATCGCCTCCCTGATCGAGTTCACGGCTCTGCTGGGTCTTACAGACGTATCGTATGGGTTCGATTTCGGGTCGGACAACATATACGGATCCCTGCCGGATATCTTCTCCGGTCTGATGCTTCCCCTGATGGCGGTCGTCCTGGTCCTTCTGTATGCACATTATGCGTATTGGACCTTGAGAAGCGGTCTGGATAAGAGCAAGCTGCGGCCAGATACGTGTCTCGTCCTGACCATCGCCATGATGACATTCATACTGGTATCCACCGTGTTCTCCGGACAGTATATGGTCTGGCTCATACCTTTCGTCCTTCTTCTGTATGTGATCCCGGGGAAGAGGGAGGAGAAGGACACCATGATGAAGCTGTTCGTCATAGGGGAGGTGCTGACACAGTTGGACTTCCTCGTGAATTTCGGCTTCAGAGGGGAAGGCGAGGCCATGTCGGCATTGGGGATATTGATCCTCCTGATGAGGAACATAATGATGGTGGTGCTCTATCTGGGTCTTACGATGAGGCTTATAGAGAACGACCGCGGGAAGCTCTTCCGCAGGAAGGCGAGGGCACCGGAGTGA
- a CDS encoding 50S ribosomal protein L40e, protein MARFKEAEHRLLDKSVCMNCYATNPLKATKCRKCGYSNLRPKAKESRKQ, encoded by the coding sequence ATGGCCCGTTTCAAAGAGGCTGAGCACAGGCTCCTTGACAAGTCCGTCTGCATGAACTGCTATGCGACGAACCCGCTCAAGGCGACCAAGTGCCGCAAATGCGGATACAGCAACCTGAGGCCGAAGGCAAAAGAGAGCAGGAAGCAGTAA
- a CDS encoding ArsR/SmtB family transcription factor: MSENMCGSETFDGIPEVPDEVGGMVERAGGIDKIVRGLPSEDVLTEKCQIFAALSSSVRLRIMYILAGADLCPSAIKVLTGMSESRISYHLDILEGAGLVKHGPWRRWRIYSLTEEGRAFMYASERSDANAI, translated from the coding sequence ATGTCGGAGAACATGTGCGGTTCAGAGACATTCGATGGTATTCCCGAGGTACCGGATGAGGTCGGAGGGATGGTGGAGCGTGCCGGAGGGATCGATAAGATCGTCCGGGGTCTTCCGTCGGAGGACGTTCTGACCGAGAAGTGCCAGATATTCGCGGCCCTTTCTTCTTCCGTCCGTCTGAGGATCATGTACATACTTGCCGGTGCGGACCTGTGCCCCTCCGCCATTAAGGTATTGACCGGGATGTCCGAATCCAGGATATCCTACCATCTGGATATTCTTGAAGGGGCCGGATTGGTCAAACACGGGCCCTGGCGGAGATGGAGGATATACTCCCTGACCGAGGAAGGGAGGGCGTTCATGTATGCGTCAGAACGTTCGGATGCCAACGCTATTTGA
- a CDS encoding methionine adenosyltransferase produces the protein MSGKKNIYVNGINQVPVPKRQIEIVERKGIGHPDSVADGVAETVSESLCAMYIKEVGHVLHHNTDQTEVVAGISAPKFGGGEIVKPVYILMDGRATTYIEKDGKEVSLPVESTALKGVRKYLKKTYPYLDIDSDVILDTKLGMGSDDLTGVYKASNYLSNDTSFGVGFAPFSVTDELTFQTERYINGALKKKIPEAGQDVKVMCSRVGKDITMTIACAMVDRFIDDPTSYKSAVEDLTKSVQDFGAGIIDKYGDGENLVVDVNTGDDYERGVYYLTVTGLSQEMGDDGSVGRGNRCNGLITPFRPMSMEATSGKNPITHVGKIYNVLSTMIAKDVAKKVKADAEIHVRLLSQIGHTISDPLNANIDIINENAADSPKLNKWKDEAYEIAADWLDNIDKVSELIINGKIRTF, from the coding sequence ATGTCCGGAAAGAAGAACATCTATGTCAACGGGATCAACCAGGTCCCTGTACCCAAGAGGCAGATCGAGATCGTCGAGAGGAAAGGAATCGGACATCCCGACTCCGTCGCGGACGGTGTCGCCGAGACCGTCAGCGAGTCCCTCTGCGCGATGTACATCAAAGAGGTCGGACACGTTCTCCACCACAACACCGACCAGACCGAGGTCGTGGCCGGTATCTCCGCCCCCAAGTTCGGCGGAGGAGAGATCGTCAAGCCCGTCTACATTCTCATGGACGGCCGTGCCACCACATACATCGAGAAGGACGGCAAGGAGGTATCGCTCCCCGTCGAGTCCACCGCCCTCAAAGGCGTCAGGAAGTATCTGAAGAAGACCTACCCCTACCTCGACATCGATTCCGACGTCATCCTCGACACCAAGCTCGGAATGGGTTCCGACGACCTCACCGGCGTCTACAAGGCCTCCAACTACCTGTCCAACGACACCTCCTTTGGAGTTGGCTTCGCGCCCTTCTCCGTCACCGACGAGCTGACCTTCCAGACCGAGAGGTACATCAACGGGGCGCTCAAGAAGAAGATCCCCGAGGCCGGACAGGACGTCAAGGTCATGTGCAGCAGGGTCGGCAAGGACATAACCATGACCATCGCCTGCGCCATGGTCGACAGGTTCATCGACGACCCCACCTCGTACAAGAGTGCGGTCGAGGACCTCACCAAATCCGTCCAGGATTTCGGAGCGGGGATCATCGACAAATACGGTGACGGGGAGAACCTCGTCGTTGATGTCAACACCGGAGACGATTACGAGAGGGGAGTGTACTACCTCACCGTTACCGGACTCTCCCAGGAGATGGGAGACGACGGTTCCGTCGGACGCGGAAACAGGTGCAACGGTCTGATCACCCCCTTCAGGCCCATGTCCATGGAGGCCACCTCCGGAAAGAACCCGATTACCCATGTCGGAAAGATCTACAACGTCCTCTCCACCATGATCGCGAAGGACGTGGCCAAGAAGGTCAAGGCGGATGCCGAGATCCACGTGCGCCTGCTGTCCCAGATCGGACACACCATCTCCGACCCGCTGAACGCCAACATCGACATCATCAACGAGAACGCCGCCGACAGCCCCAAGCTTAACAAGTGGAAGGACGAGGCGTACGAGATCGCCGCTGATTGGTTAGACAACATTGATAAGGTTTCAGAACTTATCATCAACGGTAAGATCAGGACGTTCTGA
- the eno gene encoding phosphopyruvate hydratase, with product MAKIEKVWAREVLDSRGNPTVEAVVTVNGHEISAIAPSGASTGMYEAHELRDGGDRYKGKGVQKAVENVRTTVAKAIVGMDPTDQRAIDMAMVEADGTDNKKSIGGNATTAVSFAVANAGAFVSNQQLYEYIGKDHVTLPVPMFNIINGGKHAGGDLKVQECMIIPAGASSFSECLRMAAETYSSLKSILKSKYGVGAINVGDEGGFAPPVNTVSEALGTIVEAISDAGYEPGKDIYLGIDAASSEFFENGKYSVDGLSLSAGELVDHYRSIIDEFPLISIEDPFEENDYATTAELTKAVGNRVQIVGDDLFVTNSKRLADGIKKGAANALLLKVNQIGTVSEAQDACEMSADNGYNVVVSHRSGESEDTTIADLCVGWGTGQIKTGAPCRGERTAKYNRLLRIEDRLGSKAVFPGKKALRL from the coding sequence TTGGCAAAGATCGAGAAGGTTTGGGCAAGAGAGGTACTTGATTCCAGGGGCAACCCCACTGTGGAGGCCGTCGTGACCGTCAACGGTCACGAGATCTCGGCCATCGCACCGTCCGGGGCCTCTACCGGGATGTACGAGGCCCACGAGCTCCGTGACGGAGGAGACAGGTACAAGGGCAAAGGTGTCCAGAAGGCCGTAGAGAACGTCCGCACGACCGTGGCCAAGGCGATAGTGGGCATGGATCCCACGGATCAGAGGGCCATAGACATGGCCATGGTGGAGGCTGACGGCACCGACAACAAGAAGTCCATCGGCGGGAACGCGACCACGGCCGTATCTTTCGCAGTGGCGAATGCGGGGGCGTTCGTCAGCAACCAGCAGCTTTACGAGTACATCGGGAAGGACCACGTCACCCTGCCCGTCCCCATGTTCAACATCATCAACGGGGGCAAGCACGCCGGAGGCGATCTGAAGGTCCAGGAGTGCATGATCATACCCGCAGGGGCTTCCAGCTTCTCCGAGTGCCTCAGGATGGCCGCGGAGACCTATTCTTCCCTCAAGAGCATATTGAAGTCCAAATACGGGGTCGGTGCCATCAATGTCGGGGACGAGGGCGGATTCGCTCCTCCGGTGAACACGGTCTCCGAGGCTCTCGGGACCATAGTGGAGGCCATTTCGGATGCCGGATACGAGCCCGGCAAGGATATCTATCTCGGCATAGATGCGGCATCCTCCGAATTCTTCGAGAACGGAAAGTACAGCGTAGACGGTCTGTCCCTGTCCGCCGGAGAGCTCGTGGACCACTACAGGTCCATCATCGACGAGTTCCCTCTGATAAGCATAGAGGATCCGTTCGAGGAGAACGACTATGCCACCACCGCGGAACTCACCAAGGCCGTCGGGAACAGGGTTCAGATCGTCGGAGACGACCTGTTCGTCACGAACTCCAAGCGTCTTGCGGACGGTATAAAGAAAGGTGCCGCCAACGCCCTCCTTCTGAAGGTCAATCAGATCGGGACCGTCTCCGAGGCCCAGGATGCCTGCGAGATGTCCGCCGACAACGGATACAACGTCGTCGTATCCCACAGGTCCGGTGAGTCGGAGGACACCACTATCGCCGACCTATGCGTCGGATGGGGTACCGGACAGATCAAGACGGGTGCACCCTGCAGAGGGGAGAGGACCGCCAAGTACAACCGTCTCCTGAGGATAGAGGACAGGCTCGGCAGCAAGGCCGTCTTCCCCGGTAAGAAGGCCCTCAGGCTCTGA
- a CDS encoding DNA-binding transcriptional response regulator: MKALIIEDREGMKTMLMDVLEKNGIEHTAVNTVEEAMATIQTDKDHRIVILDTAVSDGTGMSFIDDLESWEAEPESKKGRRQRAENGPAIIVIRNSTESVPESCIFVKAELVKPFTTSMLVDAINAALPKDKRIVDADRGRMMANPNDELVRRGITYGESYVFFQENPRTVLDIMQTFSMAGYDMLLITASRAKVARERFGLDKGAEVYTLKGNFYPLGTMIDMVRGFIEGSRYPVVALDDLDNIIDHCGMDRTFVALKEILALRGEKHKFTFLASVDGEVLKKNERAVLTSMMTLYKEE, encoded by the coding sequence ATGAAGGCTCTGATAATCGAGGACAGGGAAGGCATGAAGACCATGCTCATGGATGTCCTCGAGAAGAACGGCATCGAACATACGGCCGTGAACACCGTCGAAGAGGCGATGGCCACCATCCAGACGGATAAGGATCATCGTATCGTCATCCTCGATACCGCCGTCTCCGACGGCACCGGAATGTCTTTCATAGACGATCTGGAGAGTTGGGAGGCCGAGCCCGAGAGCAAGAAAGGGCGCAGACAGAGGGCCGAGAACGGTCCCGCCATCATCGTCATAAGGAACAGCACCGAATCCGTACCGGAAAGCTGCATCTTCGTGAAGGCCGAACTTGTGAAGCCATTCACCACATCCATGTTGGTCGATGCGATCAACGCCGCCCTTCCCAAGGACAAGCGCATAGTGGATGCGGACCGCGGCAGAATGATGGCCAATCCCAACGACGAGCTGGTCAGGAGGGGGATAACCTACGGGGAGTCGTACGTATTCTTCCAAGAGAATCCCCGTACCGTCCTGGATATCATGCAGACGTTCTCGATGGCCGGGTACGACATGCTTCTGATAACCGCCTCCAGGGCGAAGGTCGCCAGAGAGAGGTTCGGTCTCGACAAGGGGGCCGAGGTCTACACCCTCAAAGGGAACTTCTATCCGCTGGGTACGATGATCGACATGGTCAGGGGATTCATAGAGGGTTCCAGATACCCGGTGGTCGCATTGGACGACCTGGACAATATCATCGACCATTGCGGCATGGACAGGACGTTCGTGGCGCTCAAGGAGATCCTGGCGCTCAGAGGCGAGAAACACAAATTCACATTTCTGGCATCCGTGGACGGGGAGGTCCTCAAGAAGAACGAGAGGGCGGTCCTCACCAGTATGATGACATTATACAAGGAGGAATGA
- a CDS encoding XRE family transcriptional regulator, with translation MKFPPASDIRRMRKAMDVTQTELAKQSGVSQSTIAKIERGRISASYDTVVKLFETLDEMAKGGKHDVTAADVASKDIVSVQSTDRVRVASELMRTAGFSQLPVLKGDTPVGSISERSIFEKIRSGKTMDDIKDAPISTIMDDSFPVVNESTPMSSVTAMMSDCNAVLVARKGKLVGMITKADILKLI, from the coding sequence ATGAAATTCCCACCGGCATCCGACATCCGCAGAATGAGGAAGGCGATGGATGTGACCCAGACGGAACTGGCGAAGCAGTCCGGGGTCAGCCAGAGCACCATAGCGAAGATCGAGAGAGGAAGGATCTCCGCAAGTTACGACACCGTGGTGAAACTCTTCGAGACCCTGGACGAGATGGCCAAGGGAGGGAAACACGACGTCACCGCCGCCGATGTGGCATCGAAGGACATAGTGAGCGTTCAGAGCACCGACAGGGTCCGCGTGGCATCGGAGCTCATGAGGACCGCCGGATTCTCGCAGCTGCCCGTCCTTAAGGGGGATACCCCCGTGGGCAGCATCTCCGAGAGGAGCATATTCGAGAAGATAAGGTCGGGGAAGACCATGGACGACATCAAGGATGCACCGATATCCACCATCATGGACGACTCCTTCCCCGTGGTGAACGAGAGCACCCCCATGTCGTCCGTCACGGCCATGATGAGCGACTGCAATGCGGTCCTCGTGGCCAGGAAGGGGAAACTTGTCGGAATGATCACGAAGGCCGACATCCTCAAACTGATCTGA
- the fen gene encoding flap endonuclease-1, with amino-acid sequence MGVNLSDLTEPKSMEMEDLRGKKVAIDTYNIVYQFMSAIRQPDGYPLCDSKGRTTSHLTGLLHRTASLIEAGIEPVFVFDGKPHPLKQATLDGRKERREKAEQEWKDAVERGDMKTAHTKAQQTSRMTDEVKESAKELIRYMGLPIVDAPSDGEQEAAYICRRNDVWATASQDFDSLLFGTPVLLRNLTMTGRRKIPGKDIYREIKTEVIDSEEFLRNLGISREQLVDMCILMGTDFNTGIKGIGPKKALKLVRDNGDLESVLRKIGEDIPDYQEIRGIFLDYEGSDDYSVEHGPLDRQAVVDMLTSYDFSADRVNSALDRIESARKEEERKRKQKALDAWF; translated from the coding sequence ATGGGAGTCAACCTTTCGGATCTGACCGAGCCGAAGAGCATGGAGATGGAGGACCTTCGCGGGAAGAAGGTGGCCATCGACACGTACAACATAGTGTACCAATTCATGTCGGCCATCCGCCAACCCGACGGGTATCCCCTCTGCGACAGCAAAGGGAGGACCACCTCCCACCTGACGGGACTCCTGCACCGCACCGCCAGCCTGATAGAGGCCGGCATAGAGCCCGTATTCGTATTCGACGGAAAACCCCACCCCCTCAAACAGGCCACTCTGGACGGCAGGAAGGAACGCAGGGAGAAGGCCGAACAGGAGTGGAAGGACGCCGTGGAAAGGGGCGACATGAAGACGGCCCACACCAAGGCACAGCAGACCTCCAGGATGACCGACGAGGTCAAGGAGTCGGCCAAGGAACTCATCAGATATATGGGGCTGCCCATAGTGGATGCCCCCTCGGACGGGGAACAGGAGGCGGCATACATCTGCCGCAGGAATGACGTATGGGCGACCGCCTCGCAGGATTTCGACTCCCTTCTTTTCGGGACCCCCGTCCTCCTCCGGAACCTCACCATGACAGGAAGGAGGAAGATCCCCGGCAAGGACATCTACCGCGAGATCAAAACGGAGGTCATCGATTCCGAGGAATTCCTCCGGAACCTCGGGATATCGAGGGAGCAGTTAGTGGACATGTGCATCCTCATGGGCACGGACTTCAATACCGGCATCAAGGGCATAGGTCCCAAGAAGGCTCTGAAGCTCGTGAGGGACAATGGGGACCTGGAATCCGTACTGCGGAAGATCGGGGAGGACATCCCGGACTACCAGGAGATAAGAGGGATCTTCCTGGATTACGAAGGCTCCGACGACTATTCCGTGGAGCACGGGCCCTTGGACAGACAGGCGGTCGTCGATATGCTGACATCCTACGATTTCTCCGCGGACAGGGTGAACTCGGCCCTCGACAGGATCGAAAGTGCCAGAAAAGAGGAGGAACGGAAGCGCAAGCAGAAGGCCCTCGACGCATGGTTCTGA
- the rnz gene encoding ribonuclease Z — translation MLDILFLGTGASVPSKDRALPCVAVRRGPDIVLFDCGEGSQRQLMISPFSFMKIRAIFVTHLHGDHFYGLPGLLQTMGMMGRRDPLIVCGPQGFSEALRTCLDICEGDLEYDLESRDVSPGDVVAVKDMTVSVFATEHGITSQGYVLREPDVRGRIDAKKAASLGIEGKDFSVIEDGGEVNGVRLGDISDPAKKGISVAYTGDTRMCQSVRDAVEGVDVLIHESTYMEQESSLAEEHFHSTAVQAASLARDAGCGTLMLVHISNRYKEPEKVLGEARAVFPRTYAPFDMERYRVTGSGVRSV, via the coding sequence ATGTTGGACATTCTTTTCCTCGGAACGGGCGCCAGCGTCCCTTCCAAGGACAGGGCCCTTCCCTGCGTCGCGGTCCGCAGGGGGCCCGATATAGTACTTTTCGATTGCGGAGAGGGTTCCCAGCGTCAGCTCATGATCTCCCCCTTCTCATTCATGAAGATCAGGGCGATATTCGTGACCCATCTCCACGGAGACCATTTCTACGGACTGCCAGGTCTTCTCCAGACCATGGGCATGATGGGCAGGCGCGACCCCCTCATAGTATGTGGTCCTCAGGGATTCTCCGAGGCGCTCAGGACCTGTCTGGATATCTGCGAGGGGGATCTGGAGTACGATCTGGAATCAAGGGACGTGTCCCCCGGCGATGTGGTCGCCGTGAAAGACATGACTGTCTCCGTGTTCGCCACGGAGCACGGGATAACCTCCCAGGGGTACGTCCTGAGGGAGCCGGACGTCCGCGGGAGGATAGATGCGAAGAAGGCCGCATCCCTGGGCATAGAAGGCAAGGATTTCTCCGTGATCGAGGACGGCGGAGAGGTGAACGGGGTGAGGCTCGGAGACATATCGGATCCTGCGAAAAAGGGGATCTCGGTCGCCTATACGGGAGATACGAGGATGTGCCAGAGTGTCAGAGATGCGGTGGAGGGGGTAGACGTACTCATCCATGAATCTACATACATGGAGCAGGAGTCGTCGCTCGCCGAGGAGCATTTCCACAGCACCGCCGTGCAGGCGGCCTCGCTGGCCAGAGACGCCGGATGCGGGACGCTCATGCTGGTCCATATCAGCAACCGCTACAAGGAGCCGGAGAAGGTCCTCGGGGAGGCCAGGGCCGTATTCCCCAGGACCTATGCGCCCTTCGACATGGAACGCTATCGTGTGACCGGTTCCGGCGTCAGATCAGTTTGA
- a CDS encoding DUF4443 domain-containing protein, producing MKIMDIPAFGPMFRFTDANVYYALYVLSDGKRIGRKKLAEEAGVGEGSMRRILDKFREWNFVQIKQTGISITKAGLVFLDQIPVRLIDVDLQGSVVGDFTQGVIVYGASSKIVNGMQQRDAGIKAGAEGCTTIVIRDGKLMIPPDWNMDEQTPELAYKIRKDTGITADDVIIVGGGSSKIAAVEAVLNAAFELV from the coding sequence ATGAAGATAATGGATATACCGGCCTTCGGGCCAATGTTCCGTTTCACCGACGCGAACGTCTACTACGCATTGTACGTCCTCTCTGACGGGAAACGTATCGGAAGGAAGAAGCTCGCAGAGGAGGCCGGTGTCGGCGAAGGAAGCATGCGTCGCATTCTGGACAAGTTCAGGGAATGGAACTTCGTCCAGATCAAACAGACCGGGATATCCATAACGAAGGCCGGGCTCGTTTTCCTGGACCAGATCCCGGTAAGGCTGATCGACGTGGACCTCCAGGGGTCCGTCGTGGGGGATTTCACACAGGGAGTCATAGTCTATGGTGCCTCCTCGAAGATAGTCAACGGGATGCAGCAGCGCGACGCCGGCATCAAGGCCGGTGCGGAAGGCTGCACCACCATCGTCATCCGCGACGGGAAACTCATGATCCCGCCCGACTGGAACATGGACGAGCAGACTCCCGAACTGGCATATAAGATCCGCAAGGACACCGGCATAACCGCCGACGACGTAATCATCGTAGGCGGCGGCAGCAGCAAGATCGCCGCCGTCGAGGCCGTCCTCAATGCGGCCTTCGAGCTGGTGTGA
- the rpe gene encoding ribulose-phosphate 3-epimerase: MTKIAPSMLSCDFSRLGEELVRVEKSGADWAHLDVMDGMFVPNLTFGAPIIKCARHWTDIPFDAHLMIEDPVRYVEDFAKAGCDSITVHTEAEGDIMAAVDKIHDLGLKAGITMNPPTDVHDLDRYLDRVDLVLIMTVNAGFGGQKFHEECIPKIEYVKKWAEDHNPGLEISVDGGINRETGKRCVEAGANVLVAGSALFKLDDMSQEISLWKGYGPDAER, encoded by the coding sequence ATGACGAAAATCGCCCCCTCCATGCTGTCTTGTGATTTCTCCAGATTAGGCGAAGAACTCGTAAGGGTAGAAAAGAGCGGAGCCGACTGGGCACATCTGGACGTCATGGACGGCATGTTCGTCCCCAACCTTACATTCGGAGCACCTATCATCAAATGTGCCAGACACTGGACGGACATCCCATTCGACGCCCATCTGATGATCGAGGACCCCGTCAGATACGTAGAGGATTTCGCCAAGGCCGGATGCGACTCCATCACCGTCCACACGGAGGCCGAGGGAGATATAATGGCCGCGGTGGACAAGATACACGACCTGGGACTGAAGGCCGGCATCACCATGAACCCCCCGACGGACGTACATGACCTCGACAGATATCTGGATAGGGTCGACCTCGTCCTCATAATGACCGTCAACGCGGGTTTCGGCGGACAGAAGTTCCACGAGGAATGCATTCCCAAAATAGAATATGTGAAAAAATGGGCCGAGGACCACAACCCGGGATTGGAGATATCGGTGGACGGCGGCATAAACCGCGAGACGGGGAAGAGGTGCGTAGAGGCGGGAGCGAACGTCCTCGTAGCCGGATCGGCCCTCTTCAAACTGGACGACATGTCCCAGGAGATCTCCCTCTGGAAGGGCTACGGACCGGATGCGGAGAGATGA